A stretch of Sulfitobacter sp. THAF37 DNA encodes these proteins:
- a CDS encoding PRC-barrel domain-containing protein has protein sequence MNDMSSTAALVSSDKVNGSAVFGTGGDEIGHIDHLMIDKKSGNVAYAVMGFGGFLGMGEDHHPIPWNALRYDPSREGYVTDIDADTLKGAPERPEGWERDRAWEQRTFDHYGVPYYWM, from the coding sequence ATGAACGATATGTCTTCTACTGCAGCACTGGTTTCTTCCGACAAAGTGAATGGAAGCGCGGTTTTCGGCACCGGCGGTGACGAAATCGGGCACATTGATCACCTGATGATCGACAAGAAATCCGGCAATGTCGCCTATGCGGTCATGGGCTTTGGCGGTTTTCTGGGCATGGGCGAAGACCACCACCCGATCCCGTGGAATGCCCTGCGCTACGACCCGTCCCGCGAGGGCTATGTGACCGACATCGACGCGGATACGTTGAAAGGAGCCCCCGAGCGCCCCGAAGGCTGGGAACGGGATCGCGCCTGGGAACAGCGCACGTTCGATCACTACGGCGTGCCGTATTACTGGATGTGA
- a CDS encoding DUF2948 family protein: MTEDARFEDGREAPLNIGVLDADDLKIVASLTQDAVFPASEMRWDRKGARFALLLNRVRWEDAGTARHAPERVQSLLVFNTVQQVASQGVTKGDADTILSLLSIDFDETDAPSGHVDLTLAGDGAIRLTVEALEATLRDVTRPYAAPSGKLPRHED; this comes from the coding sequence ATGACCGAGGACGCAAGGTTTGAAGATGGCCGCGAGGCCCCGCTGAACATCGGCGTGCTGGATGCCGACGACCTCAAGATCGTTGCATCGCTGACGCAGGACGCGGTCTTTCCGGCGTCCGAAATGCGCTGGGACCGGAAGGGGGCGCGCTTTGCGCTGCTGCTGAACCGCGTCCGGTGGGAGGACGCGGGCACGGCACGCCATGCGCCCGAGCGCGTGCAATCGCTGCTGGTATTCAACACCGTGCAACAGGTCGCCTCGCAGGGCGTGACAAAGGGCGATGCCGACACGATCCTGTCGTTGCTCAGCATCGACTTTGACGAAACGGATGCGCCATCGGGGCATGTGGACCTGACGCTGGCCGGTGACGGGGCGATCCGATTGACGGTCGAGGCGCTGGAGGCCACGCTGCGCGACGTCACGCGGCCCTATGCGGCACCGTCGGGTAAATTGCCCCGGCATGAGGACTGA
- a CDS encoding MYG1 family protein gives MDIRYLVTHSGGFHADELLSSVVLTQLFPQARLIRSREAGWITPASDRIVFDVGRAYDTDAGIYDHHQVPGPLRPDGQPYSSFGLIWLHFGRAYLAALGVPEAAVETLHAGIDADFVLPVDLMDNGTLDPGSAGALAGLTLPVLLETLKPDFDDRAPQADDTAFATAQHIARAFLDAAVKGRAAKQRAAGVVKAAIEGAGDAAVLELPMGMPFRAVIEDAGADHLLFVVHPRETDWAISAIRKHADSFALRADLPAAWAGLTGAELEQVSGVPGARFCHAARFLAIAADRHAALRMAALAVEAAQTPG, from the coding sequence ATGGATATCCGGTACCTCGTCACCCATTCGGGAGGCTTTCACGCGGATGAACTGCTGTCGTCGGTAGTGCTGACGCAGCTTTTTCCGCAGGCGAGGCTGATCCGCAGCCGCGAAGCCGGCTGGATCACACCGGCATCGGACCGGATCGTCTTTGATGTCGGTCGGGCGTATGACACTGACGCGGGAATCTACGACCATCACCAGGTGCCCGGACCTCTGCGGCCCGACGGGCAGCCCTACAGTTCTTTCGGCTTGATCTGGCTGCATTTTGGGCGGGCCTATCTGGCGGCGCTGGGGGTGCCCGAGGCCGCTGTCGAGACCTTGCACGCGGGGATCGACGCGGATTTCGTGCTGCCCGTGGACCTGATGGACAACGGAACGCTCGATCCCGGCAGCGCGGGGGCCTTGGCGGGATTGACGCTGCCGGTCCTGCTGGAAACCCTGAAACCCGACTTCGATGACCGCGCCCCGCAGGCCGACGACACGGCCTTTGCCACCGCGCAGCACATCGCCCGCGCGTTTCTGGATGCAGCGGTCAAGGGGCGCGCGGCCAAACAGCGCGCGGCAGGGGTCGTGAAGGCGGCCATTGAGGGTGCAGGCGATGCCGCGGTGCTGGAACTGCCCATGGGCATGCCGTTCCGCGCCGTGATCGAGGACGCCGGCGCCGACCACCTGCTGTTCGTGGTGCATCCGCGCGAAACCGACTGGGCCATCTCCGCCATCCGCAAGCACGCCGACAGCTTTGCCCTGCGCGCCGATCTGCCCGCGGCCTGGGCCGGGCTGACCGGGGCAGAGCTGGAACAGGTCAGCGGCGTTCCCGGCGCCCGGTTCTGCCACGCGGCGCGGTTCCTCGCCATTGCCGCCGACCGTCATGCCGCGTTGCGTATGGCCGCGCTGGCGGTCGAGGCGGCGCAAACGCCCGGTTGA
- a CDS encoding hemerythrin domain-containing protein has translation MITDPELALDQRDGLPDALRVLAEAYPRANWEAHENFGEMIRFWMERHAMFRQLTDLLQQDARALADGKVDFNTYAPRLSQYGGMLLNQLHGHHQIEDHHYFPQLITLDGRLERGFELLETDHESMDGLLHNMAEGANAVLQGGEVGPFIERLDRFTALLNRHLTDEEEIVVPVVLETGFRG, from the coding sequence ATGATTACCGACCCCGAACTGGCGCTCGATCAGCGCGATGGTCTGCCCGACGCCCTGCGTGTTCTGGCAGAGGCCTATCCGCGTGCGAATTGGGAGGCGCATGAGAATTTCGGCGAGATGATCCGCTTCTGGATGGAGCGTCACGCGATGTTTAGGCAGCTGACCGACCTGTTGCAGCAGGACGCGCGGGCGCTGGCGGATGGCAAAGTGGATTTCAACACCTACGCCCCGCGCCTGTCGCAGTATGGCGGGATGCTGCTGAACCAGCTGCACGGCCACCACCAGATCGAAGATCACCATTACTTTCCGCAGCTGATCACGCTGGATGGGCGGCTTGAACGGGGCTTTGAGCTGCTCGAGACCGACCACGAGTCGATGGACGGGCTGCTGCACAACATGGCCGAAGGGGCCAACGCGGTACTTCAGGGGGGCGAAGTCGGCCCCTTTATCGAGCGGCTGGACCGGTTCACCGCGCTGTTGAACCGGCACCTGACCGACGAGGAAGAGATCGTCGTGCCCGTGGTCCTGGAAACCGGCTTCAGAGGCTAG
- a CDS encoding UPF0262 family protein, producing the protein MSRISHIVLHDANLPPPTPEIEQERKVAMFDLLEDNTFVIPARGDRPVPAGPYHLGLSIRDKRLVFDVATENEEKAAEFHLSLGPFRQVVKDYFQICESYFEAVKKLPPSQIETIDMARRGIHNEGSRVLQERLEGKAEIDIDTARRLFTLICVLHFGG; encoded by the coding sequence ATGTCCCGCATCTCCCATATCGTGCTTCACGACGCCAATCTGCCGCCCCCCACACCCGAGATCGAGCAGGAGCGAAAGGTCGCGATGTTCGATCTGCTGGAAGACAACACCTTTGTCATTCCCGCGCGGGGGGATCGTCCGGTGCCCGCAGGGCCCTACCACCTGGGCCTGTCGATACGCGACAAGCGGCTGGTCTTTGACGTGGCGACCGAGAACGAGGAGAAGGCGGCAGAATTCCATCTGTCGCTCGGGCCGTTCCGCCAGGTGGTGAAGGACTATTTCCAGATCTGCGAAAGCTACTTCGAAGCGGTCAAGAAACTGCCCCCCAGCCAGATCGAGACGATTGATATGGCCCGTCGCGGCATCCACAACGAAGGCTCCCGCGTCCTGCAGGAACGGCTGGAAGGCAAGGCCGAGATCGACATCGACACCGCACGCCGTCTGTTCACCCTGATCTGCGTTCTGCATTTCGGCGGCTGA
- a CDS encoding ETC complex I subunit, producing MRARIYKPARTAMSSGMAKTKVWLLEFAPSEAREVDPLMGWTSSSDTQTQVRLRFETREEAVEYAREHGIDAQVQEPQSRKPNLRAGGYGENFATGRRGAWTH from the coding sequence ATGCGCGCACGCATCTACAAGCCCGCCCGCACCGCCATGTCATCGGGCATGGCCAAAACGAAGGTCTGGCTGCTGGAATTCGCCCCTTCCGAGGCGCGCGAAGTCGATCCGTTGATGGGCTGGACGTCTTCTTCGGATACCCAGACCCAGGTCAGGCTGCGCTTCGAAACCCGCGAGGAAGCGGTGGAATACGCGCGCGAGCATGGCATCGACGCACAGGTGCAGGAACCGCAAAGCCGCAAGCCCAACCTGCGCGCGGGCGGCTATGGCGAGAATTTCGCCACCGGACGGCGCGGGGCCTGGACGCACTGA
- a CDS encoding PLDc N-terminal domain-containing protein, which yields MEYGLLGLIVLIADIYAIYQVLTSGASTLAKIVWTIAIILLPVLGFIAWLIFGPRGNRATV from the coding sequence ATGGAATATGGCCTGCTCGGACTTATCGTCCTGATCGCCGATATTTACGCCATCTATCAGGTGCTGACATCGGGTGCGTCGACCCTCGCGAAAATCGTGTGGACCATCGCAATCATCCTGCTGCCGGTGCTTGGCTTCATCGCATGGCTGATCTTCGGCCCGCGCGGCAACCGCGCCACCGTATAA
- the murA gene encoding UDP-N-acetylglucosamine 1-carboxyvinyltransferase: protein MDSILVRGGGALEGEIPIAGAKNACLALMPATLLSDEPLTLTNAPRLSDIRTMTQLLASLGAEATSLQDGLVLALSSHGAINTHADYDIVRKMRASNLVLGPLLAREGHAEVSLPGGCAIGARPMDIHTDGLAKMGAEIELRDGYLHAKASGGSLKGAVIDFPFASVGATENIMMAATLAKGTTVINNAAREPEIVDLATCLRAMGAQIDGDGTSRIEIQGVDRLHGATHRVVTDRIELGTYMLAPALCGGEVECLGGRIDLLEAFCEKLDAAGISVTETDKGLKVARKNGRIGAVNVTTEPFPGFPTDLQAQMMALLCTAEGTSVLEEKIFENRFMHAPELIRMGADIEVHGGTATVRGVQKLKGAPVMATDLRASISLILAGMAAEGETKVARVYHLDRGYEHVVAKLSGVGADIERIKDA from the coding sequence ATGGATTCGATTCTGGTTCGAGGGGGCGGTGCGCTTGAGGGAGAAATCCCGATCGCGGGGGCGAAGAATGCCTGTCTGGCTTTGATGCCCGCAACGCTGCTGTCGGACGAACCGCTGACGCTGACCAATGCGCCGCGCCTCAGCGACATCCGCACCATGACGCAGCTCCTGGCCTCGCTCGGGGCCGAGGCGACATCGCTGCAGGACGGTCTGGTGCTGGCCCTGTCGTCGCATGGGGCGATCAACACGCACGCGGATTACGATATCGTGCGCAAGATGCGCGCCTCCAACCTGGTTCTGGGGCCGCTGCTCGCGCGGGAGGGCCATGCGGAAGTGTCGCTGCCGGGGGGCTGCGCCATTGGCGCACGGCCGATGGACATTCACACCGACGGGCTGGCGAAAATGGGTGCCGAGATCGAACTGCGCGACGGTTATCTGCATGCCAAGGCAAGCGGCGGCAGTCTGAAGGGCGCGGTCATCGACTTTCCCTTCGCCTCCGTCGGGGCGACCGAGAACATCATGATGGCCGCGACCCTGGCCAAGGGGACCACGGTGATCAACAACGCCGCCCGCGAGCCCGAAATCGTCGACCTGGCGACCTGTCTGCGGGCGATGGGCGCGCAGATCGACGGTGACGGCACGTCGCGGATCGAGATTCAGGGCGTGGACCGCCTGCATGGCGCGACCCACCGGGTCGTGACCGACCGGATCGAGCTGGGCACCTACATGCTGGCGCCGGCGCTCTGCGGCGGAGAGGTGGAATGCCTGGGCGGGCGGATCGACCTGCTGGAAGCCTTCTGTGAGAAGCTGGACGCTGCGGGTATCTCCGTGACCGAAACGGACAAGGGGCTGAAAGTCGCGCGCAAGAATGGCCGCATCGGCGCCGTGAACGTGACGACAGAACCCTTCCCCGGCTTTCCGACCGACTTGCAGGCGCAGATGATGGCGCTGCTCTGCACGGCGGAAGGCACCTCGGTTCTTGAGGAGAAGATCTTTGAAAACCGCTTCATGCACGCGCCGGAGCTGATCCGGATGGGGGCCGATATAGAGGTGCATGGCGGCACCGCGACGGTCAGGGGCGTGCAGAAACTCAAGGGCGCGCCGGTCATGGCGACGGACCTGCGCGCGTCGATTTCGCTGATCCTCGCCGGGATGGCGGCAGAGGGCGAAACCAAGGTCGCCCGTGTTTATCATCTGGACCGGGGCTATGAACATGTGGTGGCCAAGCTTTCGGGTGTGGGCGCCGATATCGAACGGATCAAGGACGCATGA
- the hisD gene encoding histidinol dehydrogenase yields MPVFLDQRQPDFEDGFAALLNAKREDSPDVDATVARIIEDVRARGDAAVIELTEKFDRIALTADKLAISADEVAQAVDSVAAAERAALETAAARIRAYHARQLPEDAQWTDEAGATLGWRWSPVSAAGLYVPGGLASYPSSVLMNAIPAAVAGVGRLAMVVPTPDGVLNPLVLLAAQLSGVTEIYRIGGAQAVAALAYGTETIAPVDKITGPGNAFVAAAKRRVFGKVGIDMIAGPSEILVIADGDNDPDFIALDLLSQAEHDESAQSILITTDADFGRAVAAAVDRQLETLDRRAIAGASWRDNGAIITVPDLATAAALSDRIAPEHLELCVADPEALSAQITHAGAIFLGQWTPEAIGDYVGGPNHVLPTARSARFSSGLSVLDFMKRTTLARMTPEALRAIGPAAETLAASESLQAHGLSVTARLNKLNR; encoded by the coding sequence ATGCCCGTGTTTCTCGATCAACGCCAGCCCGACTTTGAGGATGGTTTTGCCGCGCTGCTGAATGCCAAGCGCGAGGACAGCCCCGATGTGGATGCCACCGTGGCCCGGATCATCGAGGACGTGCGCGCGCGCGGCGATGCGGCGGTGATCGAACTGACCGAGAAATTCGACCGGATCGCCCTGACAGCGGACAAACTGGCCATCAGCGCCGATGAGGTCGCGCAGGCGGTCGACAGTGTCGCCGCCGCCGAACGTGCGGCCCTGGAAACCGCCGCTGCACGCATCCGCGCCTACCACGCGCGGCAATTGCCGGAAGACGCGCAATGGACGGACGAGGCCGGTGCAACGCTCGGCTGGCGCTGGTCCCCGGTTTCGGCGGCAGGGCTCTACGTGCCCGGCGGGCTGGCCAGCTACCCCAGTTCCGTTCTGATGAACGCGATCCCAGCCGCCGTGGCCGGTGTCGGACGCCTCGCCATGGTGGTGCCGACCCCTGACGGCGTGCTGAACCCGCTGGTTCTGCTGGCGGCGCAGCTGTCCGGCGTGACGGAGATCTACCGCATCGGCGGCGCGCAGGCAGTGGCGGCGCTGGCCTACGGCACCGAAACCATCGCGCCGGTGGACAAGATCACCGGCCCCGGCAACGCCTTTGTCGCGGCGGCCAAGCGCCGGGTCTTTGGCAAGGTCGGCATCGACATGATCGCCGGTCCGTCCGAGATCCTTGTGATCGCGGACGGGGACAATGACCCCGACTTCATCGCGCTCGACCTCTTGAGCCAGGCGGAGCATGATGAAAGCGCGCAGAGCATTCTGATCACCACGGACGCCGACTTTGGCCGGGCGGTGGCTGCGGCGGTGGACCGGCAGCTTGAAACCCTGGACCGGCGGGCCATCGCGGGGGCGTCGTGGCGCGACAACGGGGCGATCATCACCGTGCCTGACCTTGCCACTGCCGCCGCCCTGTCGGATCGGATCGCGCCGGAACACCTTGAGCTTTGCGTGGCCGACCCCGAAGCGTTGAGCGCGCAGATCACCCACGCCGGGGCGATCTTCCTTGGCCAGTGGACGCCCGAGGCGATCGGCGACTATGTCGGCGGGCCGAACCACGTGCTGCCCACGGCCCGCTCCGCCCGGTTCTCCTCGGGCCTGTCGGTGCTGGATTTCATGAAACGCACCACGCTGGCGCGGATGACGCCCGAGGCGCTGCGCGCCATCGGCCCCGCGGCGGAAACCCTGGCGGCGTCGGAAAGCCTGCAGGCCCACGGGCTGAGCGTCACGGCGCGGCTGAACAAGCTGAACCGGTGA
- the uvrB gene encoding excinuclease ABC subunit UvrB yields the protein MPYAHSDTSEIAPVLTNPAPDVRNRPKLEGGKKFRLQTEFEAAGDQPTAIAELAQGVTEGERNQVLLGATGTGKTFTMARVIEETQRPAIILAPNKTLAAQLYGEFKGFFPDNAVEYFVSYYDYYQPEAYVPRSDTFIEKESQINEQIDRMRHSATRALLERDDVIIVASVSCIYGIGSVETYGAMTQDLKTGSSYDQRQVIADLVAQQYKRNDAAFQRGSFRVRGDSLEIFPAHLDDRAWRLSFFGEELESITEFDPLTGEKTDTFDQIRVYANSHYVTPKPTMSQAIIGIKKELRTRLDQLVADGKLLEAQRLEQRTNFDLEMLEATGVCNGIENYSRYLTGRAPGEPPPTLFEFIPDHAIVFADESHVSVPQIGGMYKGDYRRKFTLAEHGFRLPSCMDNRPLKFEEWDAMRPQSVFVSATPAAWEIEQAGGVFTEQIIRPTGLIDPKIEIRPVEMQVDDLLDEVRRVAADGYRTLCTTLTKRMAEDLTEYMHEQGIRVRYMHSDIDTIERIEILRDLRLGAFDVLIGINLLREGLDIPECGLVAILDADKEGFLRSETSLIQTVGRAARNAEGRVIMYADRITGSMERAIGETERRRAKQLAYNEEHGITPQTVKKNVEDILAGLYKGDVDMNRVTAKVDKAHGGNLQAVLEGLRTDMRKAAENLEFEEAARLRDEVKRLEAVDLTIADDPMARQYAVEKAVGDAQKASGRSTMGRGGMRGGVKRRGKR from the coding sequence ATGCCCTACGCCCATTCCGATACCTCCGAAATCGCGCCGGTTCTGACAAACCCGGCGCCCGATGTGCGCAATCGTCCCAAGCTGGAGGGCGGCAAGAAGTTTCGCCTGCAGACCGAATTCGAGGCGGCGGGCGACCAGCCGACGGCGATCGCGGAGCTTGCGCAGGGCGTGACGGAGGGTGAGCGCAATCAGGTGCTGTTGGGGGCAACCGGCACCGGCAAAACCTTCACCATGGCGCGGGTGATCGAGGAAACCCAGCGCCCCGCCATCATCCTGGCCCCCAACAAGACGCTGGCGGCCCAGCTTTACGGTGAGTTCAAGGGGTTCTTTCCGGACAACGCGGTGGAGTACTTCGTTTCCTACTACGACTATTATCAGCCCGAGGCCTATGTCCCCCGGTCCGATACCTTCATCGAGAAGGAATCGCAGATCAATGAACAGATCGACCGGATGCGCCACTCGGCCACCCGCGCGCTGCTGGAACGGGACGATGTGATCATCGTCGCGTCCGTCTCCTGCATCTACGGTATCGGATCGGTGGAAACCTACGGCGCGATGACGCAGGATCTGAAAACCGGCTCCAGCTACGACCAGCGCCAGGTGATCGCGGATCTCGTGGCGCAGCAATACAAGCGCAACGACGCCGCCTTTCAGCGCGGATCCTTCCGGGTGCGCGGCGACAGCCTTGAGATTTTCCCCGCCCACCTGGACGACCGGGCATGGCGGCTGTCGTTCTTTGGCGAAGAACTGGAAAGCATCACGGAATTCGACCCGCTGACCGGGGAAAAGACGGATACGTTCGACCAGATCCGCGTCTATGCCAACAGCCACTACGTGACCCCGAAACCGACGATGTCTCAGGCCATCATCGGCATCAAGAAAGAACTGCGCACGCGGCTCGATCAGCTGGTCGCCGATGGCAAGCTGTTGGAGGCACAGCGGCTGGAGCAGCGCACGAACTTCGACCTTGAGATGCTGGAGGCCACCGGCGTCTGCAACGGGATCGAGAACTATTCACGCTACCTCACGGGCCGCGCCCCCGGTGAGCCGCCCCCCACCCTGTTCGAATTCATTCCCGACCATGCCATCGTCTTTGCCGACGAAAGCCATGTGAGCGTGCCGCAGATCGGCGGCATGTACAAAGGCGACTACCGGCGCAAGTTCACCCTGGCCGAACACGGCTTCCGCCTGCCGTCGTGCATGGACAACCGGCCACTGAAGTTCGAGGAATGGGATGCGATGCGCCCGCAGTCGGTCTTTGTCTCTGCCACCCCCGCAGCCTGGGAGATCGAACAGGCCGGCGGTGTGTTCACCGAACAGATCATCCGCCCCACCGGCCTGATCGACCCGAAAATCGAAATCCGTCCCGTCGAAATGCAGGTGGACGACCTGCTGGACGAGGTGCGCCGCGTGGCCGCCGATGGCTACCGCACGCTTTGCACCACGCTGACCAAGCGGATGGCCGAAGACCTGACCGAATACATGCACGAACAGGGCATCCGCGTGCGCTACATGCACTCCGACATCGACACGATCGAGCGGATCGAGATCCTGCGCGACCTGCGCCTGGGCGCCTTTGACGTGCTGATCGGGATCAACCTGCTGCGCGAGGGGCTGGACATTCCCGAATGCGGGCTGGTCGCCATTCTGGACGCCGACAAGGAAGGATTCCTGCGCTCCGAGACGTCATTGATCCAGACCGTCGGTCGCGCCGCGCGCAACGCCGAGGGTCGCGTGATCATGTACGCCGACCGGATCACCGGGTCGATGGAACGCGCCATAGGCGAAACCGAACGCCGCCGCGCCAAACAACTGGCCTATAACGAAGAGCACGGCATCACCCCCCAGACCGTGAAAAAGAACGTCGAGGATATTCTGGCGGGGCTTTACAAGGGCGACGTGGACATGAACCGCGTCACCGCCAAGGTGGACAAGGCCCACGGCGGCAACCTGCAAGCCGTACTGGAGGGCCTGCGCACAGACATGCGCAAGGCCGCCGAGAACCTGGAGTTCGAAGAAGCCGCCCGCCTGCGCGACGAGGTCAAGCGGCTGGAAGCCGTGGACCTTACCATCGCCGACGACCCGATGGCCCGCCAATACGCGGTGGAAAAGGCCGTCGGCGACGCGCAAAAGGCGTCAGGCCGCAGCACCATGGGCCGTGGCGGCATGCGCGGCGGGGTAAAGCGGCGCGGCAAACGATAG
- a CDS encoding antifreeze protein: MYPLHWLTLSTNTVLLALEAQTVMTLRLMAIGGLIPQKSGENDRMVAEKLPALTKSGIAAGKAMMKGQRPDQVMSAALTPLRRRVRANRKRLMK; encoded by the coding sequence ATGTATCCCCTGCACTGGCTGACCCTGTCCACCAATACCGTCCTGCTGGCCCTTGAGGCCCAGACGGTGATGACCCTCCGCCTGATGGCCATTGGCGGGCTCATTCCCCAGAAATCCGGCGAGAACGATCGCATGGTGGCCGAGAAGCTGCCCGCGCTGACCAAATCCGGCATAGCCGCCGGGAAAGCGATGATGAAGGGCCAGCGCCCGGACCAGGTCATGTCCGCCGCCCTGACACCGCTGCGTCGTCGGGTTAGGGCGAACCGCAAGCGGCTGATGAAGTGA
- a CDS encoding glycosyl hydrolase family 28-related protein, whose product MNKAITDGVVLMPTPFAQGLDVWSSGDGTPGSDTYENAANAAFVAADQDFGGALELLKTQNTQKLRYMGETPLLPGCYLRISARVKAISGNLPSVRIAGYAARANGTLVGGVPGFAPFVTLTSYGEVVEVSAIVGTGNRGGVDLVWGVEPVYGHFGIDLVGPNGGVVRVDDIEIEDVTSVFLRDMLSQVDVVDFGAVGNGTTDDTAAFEAANAAANGRTVFVPGGTYRLNSSVTIDTNVKFEGTVTMPDSAVLLLRRNFDLPNYIEAFEDEELAFRKAFQALLNNADHETLDLGGRKVNVTGPIDMQAAVPGQNTYATRRVIRNGQLEAASSNAWDTQVVTSQATYNTNNNKRLTDVANIANIPVGALVEGNGVGREVYVRSKNVATGQIELNVPLYDASGTQNFTFRRFQYMLDFSGFGQLSKFVLADIEFQCNNRCSAVMLALSGTAFHVRDCFVTRPADRGITSTGGGCQGMLIDRCQFLSAEDALPVSQRKTIGFNANANDVKLRDNRATRFRHFGLLGGANSIVTGNHFFQGDEVDNGVRSAGIILANTHVSSIVSGNYVDNCFVEWTNEHDPAPAFNSEFSFSALSITDNIFLSGEVAPWFNYIVVKPHGAGHFLSGVSITGNRFRSLNGLIDRAERVDTTFADLDLSRCKNVVFTENSFHAVTFQVETPAKVEFFQNTASDTWTIDLADYLPFGGEALKVESVLPQGALRNGNNVRVWETPYADVAVGGNRDQIRLNWSAPVRGRVQVTVRMDSR is encoded by the coding sequence ATGAACAAGGCGATTACCGATGGCGTGGTGCTGATGCCAACCCCGTTCGCCCAAGGGTTGGACGTCTGGTCGAGCGGCGACGGCACGCCGGGATCGGACACCTATGAGAACGCGGCGAATGCTGCATTCGTCGCGGCGGATCAGGATTTTGGCGGGGCGCTGGAACTGCTCAAGACGCAGAACACGCAAAAGCTGCGCTATATGGGAGAGACACCTTTGCTGCCGGGCTGCTATCTGCGGATCAGTGCCAGGGTGAAGGCGATCAGCGGCAATCTGCCCTCGGTGCGCATCGCCGGTTACGCCGCGCGGGCAAATGGGACGCTGGTCGGGGGCGTGCCGGGGTTTGCGCCGTTCGTCACGCTGACCAGCTACGGTGAGGTGGTGGAGGTGTCCGCCATTGTCGGCACGGGCAATCGCGGCGGTGTCGATCTGGTCTGGGGGGTGGAGCCGGTCTACGGGCATTTCGGGATCGACCTGGTAGGACCCAACGGCGGCGTCGTGCGGGTGGATGATATCGAGATCGAAGATGTCACATCGGTTTTTCTGCGCGACATGCTGAGCCAGGTGGACGTGGTCGATTTTGGCGCTGTCGGTAACGGCACGACGGACGATACCGCCGCTTTCGAAGCGGCCAATGCAGCGGCGAACGGGCGCACTGTCTTTGTGCCGGGCGGCACCTATCGGTTGAATTCCAGTGTGACGATCGACACGAACGTGAAGTTCGAGGGCACCGTCACGATGCCCGACAGTGCCGTGCTGCTGCTGCGCCGCAACTTTGACCTGCCCAACTACATCGAAGCCTTCGAAGATGAAGAACTGGCCTTTCGCAAGGCGTTTCAGGCGTTGCTGAACAACGCCGACCACGAAACGCTGGACCTGGGCGGACGCAAGGTGAACGTCACCGGCCCTATCGACATGCAGGCTGCCGTGCCCGGGCAGAACACCTATGCAACGCGCCGGGTGATCCGCAACGGTCAGCTGGAAGCTGCGAGCAGCAATGCCTGGGATACGCAGGTCGTGACCTCGCAGGCGACCTACAACACCAACAACAACAAGCGGCTGACGGATGTTGCCAACATCGCCAATATTCCTGTCGGCGCGCTGGTGGAAGGTAATGGTGTGGGCCGCGAGGTCTATGTCCGGTCCAAGAATGTGGCGACCGGCCAGATCGAGTTGAACGTGCCGCTCTACGATGCGTCGGGTACGCAGAACTTCACCTTTCGCAGATTCCAGTACATGCTTGACTTCAGCGGCTTTGGTCAGCTGAGCAAGTTCGTGTTGGCGGATATCGAATTTCAGTGCAACAACCGGTGCTCTGCGGTCATGCTGGCGCTGTCAGGCACTGCATTCCACGTGCGCGACTGCTTTGTCACGCGCCCGGCAGATCGCGGCATCACCTCGACCGGGGGCGGCTGTCAGGGGATGCTGATCGACCGCTGCCAGTTCCTGTCGGCCGAGGACGCGCTGCCGGTGTCGCAGCGCAAGACCATCGGGTTCAATGCCAATGCCAACGACGTCAAACTGCGCGACAATCGCGCGACGCGGTTCCGGCATTTCGGCTTGCTGGGCGGGGCAAACAGCATCGTCACGGGCAACCATTTCTTTCAGGGTGACGAGGTCGACAACGGTGTCCGGTCGGCGGGGATCATTCTGGCGAACACGCATGTCAGTTCGATCGTTTCGGGCAATTACGTCGACAATTGCTTTGTCGAATGGACGAACGAGCACGACCCGGCACCGGCGTTCAATTCCGAATTTTCCTTTAGCGCGCTCAGCATCACCGACAATATCTTCCTGTCGGGAGAGGTTGCGCCCTGGTTCAACTACATCGTTGTGAAGCCGCATGGTGCGGGTCATTTCCTGAGCGGCGTGTCGATCACCGGCAACCGCTTCCGCAGCCTGAACGGTCTGATCGACCGGGCGGAACGGGTGGACACGACCTTTGCCGATCTCGATCTGTCGCGGTGCAAGAACGTGGTTTTCACGGAAAATTCGTTTCACGCGGTGACCTTTCAGGTGGAAACGCCCGCAAAGGTGGAGTTCTTTCAGAACACGGCATCGGATACCTGGACGATCGACCTGGCCGATTACCTGCCCTTTGGCGGTGAGGCGTTGAAAGTCGAAAGCGTGCTGCCGCAGGGGGCGCTGCGCAATGGCAACAACGTCAGGGTCTGGGAAACGCCCTATGCCGATGTGGCGGTCGGGGGCAACCGGGATCAGATCAGGCTGAACTGGTCCGCCCCGGTCAGGGGCCGGGTGCAGGTTACGGTCCGCATGGACAGCCGCTGA